In Drosophila simulans strain w501 chromosome 3R, Prin_Dsim_3.1, whole genome shotgun sequence, a single window of DNA contains:
- the LOC6726978 gene encoding uncharacterized protein LOC6726978 isoform X1 — protein sequence MMYNNRPTAISLEEEVQYIYKYPLLPTPLIDYGFIYNLVCNKPRDVSLPLILEIEPEFKPKDSAEKPKKVPRLSYHSRSSSMSEDEPEPEVQVKYKWNSPRLMILCEDGDINCAMHYLVESLHDPFACNAVATLFLQESILEEFVDRIRDCLEPLSTDISGHPAYIKTLERLNHLKAKTIVGNPKTVPENASPMLVYDLNHRYLADGPTGVITLHTFRTMKEAVELQAKEPLNFTSVCIWNEKLAAAYELVARLNPLIFTINCYYVNLNEITLPFVCNFNSAKIVDGYHYESLTFQGKRKVVVHPVGTIWAKLAREALVQY from the exons ATGATGTACAA CAACCGACCCACGGC AATCAGCCTAGAGGAGGAagttcaatatatttataagtacCCTCTGCTGCCGACTCCACTGATTGATTATGGATTTATCTACAATCTTGTTTGCAACAAACCTCGGGATGTCAGTCTGCCGTTGATCCTAGAAATTGAGCCGGAGTTCAAGCCCAAAGACAGTGCTGAAAAGCCAAAGAAGGTGCCTAGGCTTTCATACCATTCCCGATCCAGTTCAATGAGTGAAGATGAACCGGAACCGGAAGTTCAAGTTAAATACAAGTGGAACTCGCCGCGGCTGATGATTCTCTGCGAAGATGGAGACATCAATTGCGCTATGCACTATCTCGTTGAGTCTCTTCACGATCCCTTCGCCTGCAATGCGGTGGCCACTCTTTTCCTGCAGGAATCCATATTGGAGGAGTTCGTGGATCGCATAAGGGATTGCCTGGAACCGTTGAGCACTGATATCTCCGGGCATCCGGCTTATATAAAGACACTGGAGAGACTAAACCACTTAAAGGCAAAAACAATAGTGGGAAATCCCAAGACTGTTCCAGAAAATGCTAGTCCCATGCTGGTCTACGACCTGAACCATCGTTACTTGGCCGATGGACCCACCGGCGTCATAACCCTGCATACCTTTCGAACCATGAAGGAGGCCGTTGAGCTGCAGGCTAAGGAACCACTTAACTTTACCTCTGTGTGCATTTGGAACGAAAAACTGGCAGCCGCCTACGAACTGGTGGCCCGATTAAATCCTCTGATCTTCACGATTAATTGCTACTACGTTAATCTAAACGAAATCACTCTGCCCTTTGTTTGCAACTTTAACTCCGCGAAGATTGTCGACGGCTACCACTACGAGTCGTTGACCTTTCAGGGAAAGCGCAAAGTGGTTGTCCATCCCGTTGGCACCATCTGGGCAAAGTTGGCCCGCGAGGCACTCGTCCAGTACTGA
- the LOC6726978 gene encoding uncharacterized protein LOC6726978 isoform X2, whose translation MSEDEPEPEVQVKYKWNSPRLMILCEDGDINCAMHYLVESLHDPFACNAVATLFLQESILEEFVDRIRDCLEPLSTDISGHPAYIKTLERLNHLKAKTIVGNPKTVPENASPMLVYDLNHRYLADGPTGVITLHTFRTMKEAVELQAKEPLNFTSVCIWNEKLAAAYELVARLNPLIFTINCYYVNLNEITLPFVCNFNSAKIVDGYHYESLTFQGKRKVVVHPVGTIWAKLAREALVQY comes from the coding sequence ATGAGTGAAGATGAACCGGAACCGGAAGTTCAAGTTAAATACAAGTGGAACTCGCCGCGGCTGATGATTCTCTGCGAAGATGGAGACATCAATTGCGCTATGCACTATCTCGTTGAGTCTCTTCACGATCCCTTCGCCTGCAATGCGGTGGCCACTCTTTTCCTGCAGGAATCCATATTGGAGGAGTTCGTGGATCGCATAAGGGATTGCCTGGAACCGTTGAGCACTGATATCTCCGGGCATCCGGCTTATATAAAGACACTGGAGAGACTAAACCACTTAAAGGCAAAAACAATAGTGGGAAATCCCAAGACTGTTCCAGAAAATGCTAGTCCCATGCTGGTCTACGACCTGAACCATCGTTACTTGGCCGATGGACCCACCGGCGTCATAACCCTGCATACCTTTCGAACCATGAAGGAGGCCGTTGAGCTGCAGGCTAAGGAACCACTTAACTTTACCTCTGTGTGCATTTGGAACGAAAAACTGGCAGCCGCCTACGAACTGGTGGCCCGATTAAATCCTCTGATCTTCACGATTAATTGCTACTACGTTAATCTAAACGAAATCACTCTGCCCTTTGTTTGCAACTTTAACTCCGCGAAGATTGTCGACGGCTACCACTACGAGTCGTTGACCTTTCAGGGAAAGCGCAAAGTGGTTGTCCATCCCGTTGGCACCATCTGGGCAAAGTTGGCCCGCGAGGCACTCGTCCAGTACTGA